Proteins co-encoded in one Thamnophis elegans isolate rThaEle1 chromosome 1, rThaEle1.pri, whole genome shotgun sequence genomic window:
- the DHX38 gene encoding pre-mRNA-splicing factor ATP-dependent RNA helicase PRP16 isoform X1, with translation MEERAEAAAEASLHRLAGLAPEGQVGGLVLVKRRSAAEEQHVFKIPAPRASLLGLDLLAAQKRREREDRPAKRPRGGGGGGGGADEGTDEPAREPPEEPGDGAGRGGRRRRDRQYRSAQAETPSHPGGVSEGFWERSRQRERERREQGVFASSKEKERRREQERKRDRGEPEPGAAPAGSSAHAADRPFSAETRDRGRRSGRAEKEGSSERSRSAPKTEPESPRQPPKDAATPSHSSWEEEDSGYSGSRRSQWESPSPAPSCRDSERSHRSPAQLRESERRGERERSSRSRGPEETPLPTPTYKYNEWADNRRHLGGTPWLSRGRGRSEDGEDGIAFETEEERQQWEDDQRQADRDWYMMDEGYDEFHNPLAASSEEYVRKREQHLQRQKQTRISAQRRQINEDNERWETNRMLTSGVVHRLEVEEDFEEDNAARVHLLVHNLVPPFLDGRIVFTKQPEPVIPVKDATSDLAIIARKGSLLVRKHREQKERKKAQHRHWELAGTKLGNIMGIKKEEEEESGQVLAEDGTVDYRTEQKFAGHVKEKSEASSEFAKKKSIVEQRQYLPIFAVQQELLTVVRDNSIVIVVGETGSGKTTQLTQYLHEDGYTDYGMIGCTQPRRVAAMSVAKRVSEEMNVALGEEVGYAIRFEDCTSESTVIKYMTDGILLRESLREADLDHYSAIIMDEAHERSLNTDVLFGLLREVVARRSDLKLIVTSATMDAEKFASFFGNVPIFHIPGRTFPVDVLFSKTPQEDYVEAAVKQALQVHLSSAPGDILIFMPGQEDIEVTSEQIVEHLEELENAPALAVLPIYSQLPSDLQAKIFQKAPDGVRKCIVATNIAETSLTVDGIMFVIDSGYCKLKVFNPRIGMDALQIYPISQANANQRSGRAGRTGPGQCFRLYTQSAYKNELLTTTVPEIQRTNLANVVLLLKSLGVQDLLQFHFMDPPPEDNMLNSMYQLWILGALDNTGGLTSTGRLMVEFPLDPALSKMLIVSCDMGCSSEILLIVSMLSVPAIFYRPKGREEESDQVREKFAVPESDHLTYLNVYLQWKNNSYSTLWCNEHFIHAKAMRKVREVRAQLKDIMVQQHMSLASCGTDWDVVRKCICAAYFHQAAKLKGIGEYVNIRTGMRCHLHPTSSLFGMGYTPDYIVYHELVMTTKEYMQCVTAVDGEWLAELGPMFYSIKHAGKSRQESRRRAKEEASAMEEEMALAEEQLRARREEQERCNPMGSVRSTKIYTPGRKEQGQVATPRHTPARFGL, from the exons ATGGAGGAGCGCGCGGAGGCAGCGGCGGAGGCCTCGCTGCACCGGCTAGCCGGGCTGGCGCCCGAGGGGCAGGTGGGGGGACTCGTGCTGGTCAAGCGGCGCAGCGCCGCCGAGGAGCAGCACGTCTTCAAGATCCCAGCGCCGCGCGCCTCCTTGCTGGGCCTCGACCTGCTGGCCGCCCAAAAGCGCCGCGAGCGGGAGGATCGGCCGGCCAAGAGGccccgcggcggcggcggcggcggcggcggcgccgaCGAGGGCACGGACGAGCCGGCCCGGGAGCCGCCGGAGGAGCCGGGCGacggggcggggcggggcggcCGGCGGCGCAGGGACAG gcaGTACCGCTCGGCCCAGGCGGAGACGCCGTCGCACCCGGGGGGCGTCAGCGAGGGCTTCTGGGAGCGCAGCCGGCAGCGGGAGCGCGAGCGGCGGGAGCAGGGCGTCTTCGCCTCGTCTAAGGAGAAGGAGCGCCGGAGGGAGCAGGAGCGCAAGCGCGACCGAGGTGAGCCCGAGCCCGGCGCCGCCCCCGCGGGATCCTCCGCCCACGCCGCTGACCGGCCTTTCTCCGCAGAGACCCGCGACCGCGGTCGCCGCAGCGGCCGCGCCGAGAAGGAGGGCTCCTCGGAGAGGAGCAGGAGCGCCCCGAAGACCGAGCCGGAGAGCCCGCGGCAGCCGCCCAAAG ATGCAGCCACGCCGTCGCACTCCAGCTGGGAGGAGGAAGACAGCGGTTACAGCGGGTCCCGCCGCTCCCAGTGGGAGTCTCCCTCCCCGGCTCCCTCCTGCCGGGACTCAGAGCGGAGCCACCGGAGCCCTGCTCAACTTCGGGAGAGCGAGAGGCGGGGGGAACGAGAACG GTCCAGCAGGAGCAGGGGTCCCGAGGAGACGCCTTTGCCCACCCCTACTTATAAATACAATGAATGGGCTGACAACCGAAGGCATTTGGGCGGAACCCCTTGGCTCTCCAGAGGCAGGG GGCGATCTGAGGATGGGGAAGACGGCATTGCCTTTGAAACGGAGGAAGAACGGCAGCAGTGGGAAGACGATCAGCGG CAAGCTGACCGGGACTGGTATATGATGGACGAGGGCTACGATGAATTCCACAACCCTCTGGCTGCCTCCTCAGAGGAGTATGTGAGGAAACGTGAGCAGCACCTGCAGAGGCAAAAGCAGACGCGCATCTCAGCTCAGCGCAGGCAGATCAATGAG GATAACGAGCGCTGGGAGACCAACCGCATGCTGACGAGTGGCGTGGTGCACCggctggaggtggaggaggacttTGAGGAGGATAATGCTGCCAGGGTGCATCTCCTGGTGCACAACCTGGTACCTCCTTTTCTGGATGGGCGCATTGTTTTCACCAAGCAG cCTGAGCCCGTCATCCCTGTCAAAGATGCCACCTCCGACTTGGCCATTATTGCCCGCAAAGGCAGCCTGTTGGTGCGGAAGCATCGGGAACAAAAAGAGCGCAAGAAG GCTCAGCACAGGCACTGGGAGCTGGCAGGTACAAAACTTGGGAACATAATGGGcataaagaaggaagaggaggaggaatcgGGGCAAGTCCTGGCCGAGGATGGCACGGTGGATTACAG GACAGAACAGAAGTTTGCTGGACACGTGAAAGAGAAGAGTGAGGCAAGCAGCGAGTTTGCCAAGAAAAAGTCCATTGTGGAGCAGAGGCAGTACTTGCCCATATTCGCTGTTCAGCAAGAGCTTTTGACAGTTGTCAG AGACAACAGTATTGTGATTGTGGTGGGAGAGACGGGCAGTGGCAAAACAACGCAGTTGACGCAATACCTGCACGAGGATGGCTACACAGACTATGGCATGATTGGCTGCACGCAACCACGCCGAGTGGCGGCCATGTCTGTGGCCAAACGCGTTAGTGAGGAGATGAACGTGGCCCTTGGGGAGGAG GTGGGCTACGCCATCCGCTTTGAGGACTGCACTTCGGAGAGCACCGTGATTAAGTACATGACAGATGGGATCTTGCTACGGGAGTCTCTGCGGGAAGCTGATCTAGACCATTACAGCGCCATCATCATGGACGAGGCTCACGAGCGCTCGCTCAACACCGATGTGCTGTTTGGCCTTCTGCGAGAA GTGGTAGCCCGCCGCTCAGATCTCAAGCTGATTGTTACCTCGGCCACCATGGATGCAGAGAAGTTTGCGTCTTTCTTTGGAAATGTGCCCATCTTCCACATCCCAGGCCGCACATTTCCTGTTGACGTTCTCTTTAGCAAG ACTCCGCAAGAAGACTATGTGGAGGCCGCCGTAAAGCAGGCCCTGCAGGTCCACCTCTCCAGCGCCCCTGGAGATATCCTCATTTTCATGCCAGGCCAGGAGGACATTGAG GTTACATCTGAGCAGATTGTGGAACATCTGGAAGAGCTGGAAAATGCTCCTGCTCTGGCTGTGCTACCCATCTACTCTCAGCTACCCTCAGATTTGCAGGCCAAGATATTCCAGAAG GCACCAGATGGAGTCAGGAAGTGCATTGTGGCCACCAATATCGCAGAAACCTCATTGACGGTTGATGGGATCATGTTTGTGATCGACTCTGGATATTGCAAACTGAAG GTCTTCAACCCACGGATTGGCATGGATGCCCTGCAGATCTATCCAATCAGCCAGGCTAATGCAAATCAGCGCTCTGGCCGAGCCGGAAGGACAGGCCCAGGTCAGTGTTTCAG ACTCTACACCCAGAGCGCTTACAAGAATGAACTGCTGACCACCACCGTCCCAGAGATCCAGCGTACCAATCTGGCCAATGTGGTGCTGCTTCTCAAGTCTTTAGGGGTGCAGGACCTGCTACAGTTCCACTTTATGGATCCCCCTCCAGAAGACAACATGCTCAACTCAATGTACCAGTTGTGGATTCTCGGGGCGCTTGATAACACAG GTGGTCTGACATCGACTGGACGCCTGATGGTGGAGTTTCCCCTGGATCCAGCGCTCTCCAAGATGCTGATCGTTTCTTGTGACATGGGCTGCAGTTCAGAGATCCTGCTGATTGTCTCCATGCTCTCAGTCCCAGCCATTTTTTACCGGCCAAAG GGTCGGGAGGAAGAAAGCGACCAGGTGCGAGAGAAGTTTGCTGTTCCCGAGAGTGACCACTTGACTTACCTGAATGTTTATCTGCAGTGGAAAAATAACAGTTATTCAACGCTCTGGTGCAATGAGCACTTCATTCACGCCAAGGCCATGCGCAAG GTGCGGGAGGTGCGAGCGCAGCTGAAGGACATCATGGTGCAGCAACACATGAGCCTGGCTTCCTGCGGCACCGACTGGGATGTGGTTCGCAAGTGCATCTGTGCTGCTTACTTTCACCAGGCTGCAAAATTGAAG GGCATCGGGGAATACGTCAACATCCGCACAGGGATGCGCTGCCACTTGCACCCCACCAGCTCGCTTTTTGGGATGGGCTACACTCCCGACTACATCGTCTACCATGAACTGGTGATGACCACCAAG GAGTACATGCAGTGTGTCACAGCTGTGGATGGGGAATGGCTGGCCGAATTGGGGCCCATGTTCTACAGTATCAAGCATGCTGGCAAGTCTCGTCAG GAGAGCCGGCGGCGAGCCAAGGAGGAAGCCTCTGCCATGGAGGAAGAGATGGCTCTGGCGGAAGAGCAGCTCCGCGCTCGCAGAGAAGAACAGGAGCGTTGCAACCCGATGGGCAGCGTCAG GTCCACAAAGATTTATACACCGGGGCGCAAGGAGCAAGGCCAGGTGGCCACCCCTCGCCATACCCCAGCCCGCTTTGGCCTCTAG
- the DHX38 gene encoding pre-mRNA-splicing factor ATP-dependent RNA helicase PRP16 isoform X2 has translation MEERAEAAAEASLHRLAGLAPEGQVGGLVLVKRRSAAEEQHVFKIPAPRASLLGLDLLAAQKRREREDRPAKRPRGGGGGGGGADEGTDEPAREPPEEPGDGAGRGGRRRRDRQYRSAQAETPSHPGGVSEGFWERSRQRERERREQGVFASSKEKERRREQERKRDRETRDRGRRSGRAEKEGSSERSRSAPKTEPESPRQPPKDAATPSHSSWEEEDSGYSGSRRSQWESPSPAPSCRDSERSHRSPAQLRESERRGERERSSRSRGPEETPLPTPTYKYNEWADNRRHLGGTPWLSRGRGRSEDGEDGIAFETEEERQQWEDDQRQADRDWYMMDEGYDEFHNPLAASSEEYVRKREQHLQRQKQTRISAQRRQINEDNERWETNRMLTSGVVHRLEVEEDFEEDNAARVHLLVHNLVPPFLDGRIVFTKQPEPVIPVKDATSDLAIIARKGSLLVRKHREQKERKKAQHRHWELAGTKLGNIMGIKKEEEEESGQVLAEDGTVDYRTEQKFAGHVKEKSEASSEFAKKKSIVEQRQYLPIFAVQQELLTVVRDNSIVIVVGETGSGKTTQLTQYLHEDGYTDYGMIGCTQPRRVAAMSVAKRVSEEMNVALGEEVGYAIRFEDCTSESTVIKYMTDGILLRESLREADLDHYSAIIMDEAHERSLNTDVLFGLLREVVARRSDLKLIVTSATMDAEKFASFFGNVPIFHIPGRTFPVDVLFSKTPQEDYVEAAVKQALQVHLSSAPGDILIFMPGQEDIEVTSEQIVEHLEELENAPALAVLPIYSQLPSDLQAKIFQKAPDGVRKCIVATNIAETSLTVDGIMFVIDSGYCKLKVFNPRIGMDALQIYPISQANANQRSGRAGRTGPGQCFRLYTQSAYKNELLTTTVPEIQRTNLANVVLLLKSLGVQDLLQFHFMDPPPEDNMLNSMYQLWILGALDNTGGLTSTGRLMVEFPLDPALSKMLIVSCDMGCSSEILLIVSMLSVPAIFYRPKGREEESDQVREKFAVPESDHLTYLNVYLQWKNNSYSTLWCNEHFIHAKAMRKVREVRAQLKDIMVQQHMSLASCGTDWDVVRKCICAAYFHQAAKLKGIGEYVNIRTGMRCHLHPTSSLFGMGYTPDYIVYHELVMTTKEYMQCVTAVDGEWLAELGPMFYSIKHAGKSRQESRRRAKEEASAMEEEMALAEEQLRARREEQERCNPMGSVRSTKIYTPGRKEQGQVATPRHTPARFGL, from the exons ATGGAGGAGCGCGCGGAGGCAGCGGCGGAGGCCTCGCTGCACCGGCTAGCCGGGCTGGCGCCCGAGGGGCAGGTGGGGGGACTCGTGCTGGTCAAGCGGCGCAGCGCCGCCGAGGAGCAGCACGTCTTCAAGATCCCAGCGCCGCGCGCCTCCTTGCTGGGCCTCGACCTGCTGGCCGCCCAAAAGCGCCGCGAGCGGGAGGATCGGCCGGCCAAGAGGccccgcggcggcggcggcggcggcggcggcgccgaCGAGGGCACGGACGAGCCGGCCCGGGAGCCGCCGGAGGAGCCGGGCGacggggcggggcggggcggcCGGCGGCGCAGGGACAG gcaGTACCGCTCGGCCCAGGCGGAGACGCCGTCGCACCCGGGGGGCGTCAGCGAGGGCTTCTGGGAGCGCAGCCGGCAGCGGGAGCGCGAGCGGCGGGAGCAGGGCGTCTTCGCCTCGTCTAAGGAGAAGGAGCGCCGGAGGGAGCAGGAGCGCAAGCGCGACCGAG AGACCCGCGACCGCGGTCGCCGCAGCGGCCGCGCCGAGAAGGAGGGCTCCTCGGAGAGGAGCAGGAGCGCCCCGAAGACCGAGCCGGAGAGCCCGCGGCAGCCGCCCAAAG ATGCAGCCACGCCGTCGCACTCCAGCTGGGAGGAGGAAGACAGCGGTTACAGCGGGTCCCGCCGCTCCCAGTGGGAGTCTCCCTCCCCGGCTCCCTCCTGCCGGGACTCAGAGCGGAGCCACCGGAGCCCTGCTCAACTTCGGGAGAGCGAGAGGCGGGGGGAACGAGAACG GTCCAGCAGGAGCAGGGGTCCCGAGGAGACGCCTTTGCCCACCCCTACTTATAAATACAATGAATGGGCTGACAACCGAAGGCATTTGGGCGGAACCCCTTGGCTCTCCAGAGGCAGGG GGCGATCTGAGGATGGGGAAGACGGCATTGCCTTTGAAACGGAGGAAGAACGGCAGCAGTGGGAAGACGATCAGCGG CAAGCTGACCGGGACTGGTATATGATGGACGAGGGCTACGATGAATTCCACAACCCTCTGGCTGCCTCCTCAGAGGAGTATGTGAGGAAACGTGAGCAGCACCTGCAGAGGCAAAAGCAGACGCGCATCTCAGCTCAGCGCAGGCAGATCAATGAG GATAACGAGCGCTGGGAGACCAACCGCATGCTGACGAGTGGCGTGGTGCACCggctggaggtggaggaggacttTGAGGAGGATAATGCTGCCAGGGTGCATCTCCTGGTGCACAACCTGGTACCTCCTTTTCTGGATGGGCGCATTGTTTTCACCAAGCAG cCTGAGCCCGTCATCCCTGTCAAAGATGCCACCTCCGACTTGGCCATTATTGCCCGCAAAGGCAGCCTGTTGGTGCGGAAGCATCGGGAACAAAAAGAGCGCAAGAAG GCTCAGCACAGGCACTGGGAGCTGGCAGGTACAAAACTTGGGAACATAATGGGcataaagaaggaagaggaggaggaatcgGGGCAAGTCCTGGCCGAGGATGGCACGGTGGATTACAG GACAGAACAGAAGTTTGCTGGACACGTGAAAGAGAAGAGTGAGGCAAGCAGCGAGTTTGCCAAGAAAAAGTCCATTGTGGAGCAGAGGCAGTACTTGCCCATATTCGCTGTTCAGCAAGAGCTTTTGACAGTTGTCAG AGACAACAGTATTGTGATTGTGGTGGGAGAGACGGGCAGTGGCAAAACAACGCAGTTGACGCAATACCTGCACGAGGATGGCTACACAGACTATGGCATGATTGGCTGCACGCAACCACGCCGAGTGGCGGCCATGTCTGTGGCCAAACGCGTTAGTGAGGAGATGAACGTGGCCCTTGGGGAGGAG GTGGGCTACGCCATCCGCTTTGAGGACTGCACTTCGGAGAGCACCGTGATTAAGTACATGACAGATGGGATCTTGCTACGGGAGTCTCTGCGGGAAGCTGATCTAGACCATTACAGCGCCATCATCATGGACGAGGCTCACGAGCGCTCGCTCAACACCGATGTGCTGTTTGGCCTTCTGCGAGAA GTGGTAGCCCGCCGCTCAGATCTCAAGCTGATTGTTACCTCGGCCACCATGGATGCAGAGAAGTTTGCGTCTTTCTTTGGAAATGTGCCCATCTTCCACATCCCAGGCCGCACATTTCCTGTTGACGTTCTCTTTAGCAAG ACTCCGCAAGAAGACTATGTGGAGGCCGCCGTAAAGCAGGCCCTGCAGGTCCACCTCTCCAGCGCCCCTGGAGATATCCTCATTTTCATGCCAGGCCAGGAGGACATTGAG GTTACATCTGAGCAGATTGTGGAACATCTGGAAGAGCTGGAAAATGCTCCTGCTCTGGCTGTGCTACCCATCTACTCTCAGCTACCCTCAGATTTGCAGGCCAAGATATTCCAGAAG GCACCAGATGGAGTCAGGAAGTGCATTGTGGCCACCAATATCGCAGAAACCTCATTGACGGTTGATGGGATCATGTTTGTGATCGACTCTGGATATTGCAAACTGAAG GTCTTCAACCCACGGATTGGCATGGATGCCCTGCAGATCTATCCAATCAGCCAGGCTAATGCAAATCAGCGCTCTGGCCGAGCCGGAAGGACAGGCCCAGGTCAGTGTTTCAG ACTCTACACCCAGAGCGCTTACAAGAATGAACTGCTGACCACCACCGTCCCAGAGATCCAGCGTACCAATCTGGCCAATGTGGTGCTGCTTCTCAAGTCTTTAGGGGTGCAGGACCTGCTACAGTTCCACTTTATGGATCCCCCTCCAGAAGACAACATGCTCAACTCAATGTACCAGTTGTGGATTCTCGGGGCGCTTGATAACACAG GTGGTCTGACATCGACTGGACGCCTGATGGTGGAGTTTCCCCTGGATCCAGCGCTCTCCAAGATGCTGATCGTTTCTTGTGACATGGGCTGCAGTTCAGAGATCCTGCTGATTGTCTCCATGCTCTCAGTCCCAGCCATTTTTTACCGGCCAAAG GGTCGGGAGGAAGAAAGCGACCAGGTGCGAGAGAAGTTTGCTGTTCCCGAGAGTGACCACTTGACTTACCTGAATGTTTATCTGCAGTGGAAAAATAACAGTTATTCAACGCTCTGGTGCAATGAGCACTTCATTCACGCCAAGGCCATGCGCAAG GTGCGGGAGGTGCGAGCGCAGCTGAAGGACATCATGGTGCAGCAACACATGAGCCTGGCTTCCTGCGGCACCGACTGGGATGTGGTTCGCAAGTGCATCTGTGCTGCTTACTTTCACCAGGCTGCAAAATTGAAG GGCATCGGGGAATACGTCAACATCCGCACAGGGATGCGCTGCCACTTGCACCCCACCAGCTCGCTTTTTGGGATGGGCTACACTCCCGACTACATCGTCTACCATGAACTGGTGATGACCACCAAG GAGTACATGCAGTGTGTCACAGCTGTGGATGGGGAATGGCTGGCCGAATTGGGGCCCATGTTCTACAGTATCAAGCATGCTGGCAAGTCTCGTCAG GAGAGCCGGCGGCGAGCCAAGGAGGAAGCCTCTGCCATGGAGGAAGAGATGGCTCTGGCGGAAGAGCAGCTCCGCGCTCGCAGAGAAGAACAGGAGCGTTGCAACCCGATGGGCAGCGTCAG GTCCACAAAGATTTATACACCGGGGCGCAAGGAGCAAGGCCAGGTGGCCACCCCTCGCCATACCCCAGCCCGCTTTGGCCTCTAG
- the DHODH gene encoding dihydroorotate dehydrogenase (quinone), mitochondrial, protein MAAGLRRLKEAALVLGGGGLIFAAHLTARGDERFYRRWLMPALQRLVGPEDAHRLAVRLLALGLAPRPGPPDSPILEVRAFGRRFRNPLGLAAGFDKHGEAVDGLFQMGFGFVEVGSVTPEPQEGNAKPRVFRLPEDQAVINRYGFNSQGHAVVERRLRAREAAQRRLSKAGMPLGINLGKNKCSVDAAADYVAGVRVLGPLADYVVVNVSSPNTPGLRALQGRADLHLLLTKVLAERDSLPGKHKPAVLVKIAPDLTSQEKRDIARIVSELGIDGLVVTNTTVSRPETLRGASCNEVGGLSGAPLRQLSTQMVSDMYSLTQGCIPIIGVGGVCTGQDALEKIRAGASLVQMYTALTYHGPPVVGAIKQELEALLREQGFQSVQDAVGADHNLGGFLVKD, encoded by the exons ATGGCCGCCGGGCTGCGG CGCCTGAAGGAGGCCGCCCTGGTCCTCGGGGGCGGCGGCCTGATCTTCGCCGCGCACCTGACGGCCAGGGGCGACGAGCGCTTCTACCGCCGGTGGCTGATGCCGGCCCTGCAGCGCCTGGTGGGGCCCGAGGACGCCCACCGGCTGGCCGTGCGCCTGCTCGCCCTGGGCCTCGCGCCCCGCCCCGGCCCGCCGGACTCGCCCATcctg GAGGTCCGGGCGTTCGGGCGGCGGTTCCGGAACCCGCTGGGCCTGGCCGCCGGCTTTGACAAGCACGGGGAGGCGGTGGACGGGCTCTTCCAGATGGGCTTCGGCTTCGTGGAGGTGGGGAGCGTCACGCCGGAGCCCCAGGAGGGCAACGCCAAGCCGCGCGTCTTCCGGCTGCCCGAAGACCAAGCGGTCATCAACAG GTACGGCTTCAACAGCCAGGGCCATGCCGTGGTGGAGCGCAGACTCCGAGCTCGGGAAGCGGCGCAGCGCCGGCTCAGCAAAG cgGGGATGCCTCTTGGAATAAATCTGGGCAAGAACAAGTGTTCTGTGGATGCAGCTGCTGACTACGTTGCAGGCGTTCGCGTGTTGGGTCCGCTGGCTGATTATGTGGTGGTGAATGTTTCCAGCCCAAACACGCCAGGATTGCGGGCTCTGCAGGGCAGAGCAGACTTGCACCTCTTACTTACAAAG GTTCTTGCTGAGCGGGATTCCCTCCCAGGTAAGCACAAGCCGGCTGTGCTGGTGAAGATTGCACCAGACCTGACAAGCCAAGAGAAACGGGACATTGCCAGGATTGTGAGTGAG CTGGGGATTGATGGACTGGTGGTAACTAACACTACCGTGAGCCGTCCTGAAACCCTTCGTGGGGCTTCATGCAATGAAGTGGGAGGGTTAAGTGGAGCTCCCTTACGACAGCTCTCCACCCAGATGGTCAGCGACATGTATTCTCTCACCCAAG gGTGCATACCAATCATTGGAGTGGGTGGAGTCTGCACTGGCCAGGATGCCTTGGAGAAAATACGGGCAGGTGCCTCCTTGGTCCAGATGTATACAGCCCTCACATACCATGGACCACCTGTGGTGGGTGCCATAAAACAGGAGCTTGAGGCCCTACTGAG agaacaaggattccAGAGTGTTCAAGATGCTGTGGGAGCGGATCACAACCTCGGAGGATTCCTGGTCAAGGATTAG
- the IST1 gene encoding IST1 homolog has protein sequence MLGSGFKAERLRVNLRLVINRLKLLEKKKTELAQKARKEIADYLSAGKDERARIRVEHIIREDYLVEAMEILELYCDLLLARFGLIHSMKELDPGLAEAVSTLIWAAPRLQSEVAELKIVADQLCAKYSKEYGKLCRSNQIGTVNDRLMHKLNVEAPPKILVERYLIEIAKNYNVPYEPDSVVMAEAPAGVEADLIDVGFVDDFKKGGGGGGGFMAPLPGPEGALPMPSPLPPFSYPHPKGMESFNGLPVGTYQPFTGLHPPPIPAAPPTYESVEDGNADKEVPSLHVTGPRVTPEAKGQPPVPMPRSGDRFVLPELPSVPDTLPAASAGTSTSASDEIDFDDLSRRFEELKKKT, from the exons ATGCTGGGCTCCGGGTTCAAGGCCGAGCGCTTGCGCGTCAACCTCCGCCTCGTCATCAACCGCCTGAAGTtgctggagaaaaagaaaa CTGAGTTGGCCCAGAAAGCCAGGAAGGAAATTGCCGACTATCTTTCTGCTGGCAAGGATGAGCGGGCTCGTATCCGTGTGGAGCACATTATTCGGGAGGATTATTTGGTGGAGGCCATGGAGATCTTGGAGTTGTATTGTGACCTGCTTTTAGCTCGCTTTGGTCTCATCCATTCAATGAA AGAGCTGGACCCTGGCCTAGCAGAAGCAGTATCTACCCTCATCTGGGCAGCTCCTCGACTACAGTCAGAAGTAGCTGAGTTGAAAATT GTTGCTGATCAGCTATGTGCCAAATACAGCAAGGAATATGGCAAGCTATGCCGAAGCAACCAGATTGGAACAGTCAATGACAGG TTAATGCACAAACTGAATGTAGAAGCACCTCCTAAAATCCTGGTGGAGAGGTACTTGATTGAGATTGCTAAGAACTATAATGTGCCCTATGAACCAGATTCTGTGGTAATG GCAGAGGCTCCTGCAGGTGTAGAAGCAGATCTGATTGACGTAGGATTTGTGGATGACTTCAAGaaaggtggcggcggcggcggtggcttCATGGCCCCTCTACCTGGTCCTGAAGGAGCCTTGCCGATGCCATCTccacttcctcctttctcctacCCACATCCGAAGGGGATG GAGAGCTTCAATGGGCTACCCGTAGGTACCTACCAACCATTCACTGGCCTTCACCCTCCTCCGATTCCAGCAGCTCCTCCAACATATGAATCT GTAGAGGATGGGAATGCTGACAAGGAAGTGCCATCCTTACATGTGACTG GTCCCCGGGTAACGCCGGAAGCCAAGGGGCAGCCACCAGTCCCCATGCCCCGTTCAGGTGATCGCTTTGTGTTGCCAGAGTTGCCATCTGTGCCGGATACCCTGCCTGCTGCTTCTGCTGGCACCAGCACATCTGCATCAGATGAGATTGACTTTGATGACCTGTCCCGGAGGTTTGAGGAGTTGAAGAAGAAAACCTAA